A window of the Bacillota bacterium genome harbors these coding sequences:
- a CDS encoding metallophosphoesterase, with amino-acid sequence MYQCRATAYDTHALSQSELRIGVIADIHAGSDQGSQLGSHAFRLLEEVVREMARFEPDLVVDLGDRINNVGRVEDSLHLREVVARIGSLRQPRYVPGNHDLVHLTLRDNEEAASQSQGHRSEVWQGWPVLFLNTEGEKPDTRSLVADISHISRGLLIVFSHRPLVPVPLARNPLFDPGEPQNPPWGPALVDELVELGWVPLCVNGHLHWNHVLIARASTHVTVGSLVEAWECSGHPSGSFAQLVVEPAGVLTGVGVEVHVIGRLACHYRFDFQYDV; translated from the coding sequence GTGTACCAGTGCCGAGCGACAGCATACGACACGCACGCGCTCAGCCAATCCGAGTTACGCATAGGTGTGATCGCGGACATCCACGCTGGGTCGGACCAAGGCTCGCAGCTGGGCAGCCACGCGTTCCGGCTTCTCGAAGAGGTCGTACGCGAAATGGCGAGATTCGAGCCAGACCTCGTCGTGGACCTGGGCGACCGGATCAATAACGTGGGTCGTGTCGAAGACTCCTTGCACCTGCGAGAAGTGGTTGCGAGAATCGGGTCTCTGCGGCAACCGAGGTATGTACCTGGCAACCACGACTTGGTCCACCTCACCCTGAGGGACAACGAAGAGGCTGCGTCGCAATCCCAGGGGCACCGGTCCGAGGTATGGCAAGGATGGCCCGTGCTCTTCCTCAACACCGAGGGCGAGAAACCTGACACGAGAAGTCTTGTGGCGGACATCTCCCACATCTCTCGAGGCTTGCTCATTGTCTTTAGTCACCGACCGCTCGTTCCGGTCCCTCTGGCCCGTAACCCTCTCTTCGACCCCGGTGAACCCCAGAATCCCCCCTGGGGTCCCGCCCTTGTGGACGAGCTGGTCGAATTGGGCTGGGTACCTTTGTGCGTCAACGGTCACCTGCATTGGAACCACGTGCTCATCGCGCGAGCATCCACCCACGTCACCGTAGGTTCTCTAGTTGAGGCGTGGGAGTGCTCGGGACATCCATCGGGGTCATTCGCCCAGCTGGTTGTGGAGCCCGCCGGGGTGTTGACGGGAGTTGGGGTGGAAGTGCACGTGATAGGGAGGCTCGCATGCCACTACAGGTTCGATTTCCAATACGACGTCTAG
- a CDS encoding D-glycerate dehydrogenase: MKTVKPKIYVTRRIPQPGLDLLATAFEVEVNSHDRVATREELIAGVQGKDALLCLLTDKIDAAVMDAAGPGLRVIANYAVGFDNVDVPAATLRGIPVTNTPGVLTDTTADLAFALLMATARRVVEADRFMRAGMYRGWGPMLFLGQDIHHKTLGIVGLGRIGRAMAERAAGFHMRILYTNTTATRAEASTNDTGPSKAIEKKLNAEFRELPDLLRESDFVSLHVPLTESTHHLISDAAFDLMKRTAILINTSRGPVVDEKALVRALKMGKIAGAGLDVYEREPECEPELRELDNVVMVPHIASASVETRTKMATMAAENAVAAIRGEVPPNLVNPEVWDRKR; encoded by the coding sequence ATGAAGACGGTGAAGCCCAAGATCTATGTCACTCGAAGAATTCCCCAGCCGGGCCTGGATCTCCTCGCGACAGCGTTCGAGGTCGAGGTCAACTCGCACGATAGGGTCGCGACCCGGGAGGAGCTCATTGCGGGAGTACAGGGCAAGGATGCTCTCCTCTGTCTGCTCACCGACAAGATCGACGCCGCTGTCATGGACGCCGCCGGTCCAGGACTCAGAGTGATCGCCAACTACGCGGTGGGGTTCGACAACGTGGATGTGCCTGCAGCTACACTGCGCGGGATCCCGGTAACGAACACCCCCGGCGTGCTGACCGACACCACGGCCGACCTCGCCTTCGCGTTGCTCATGGCGACCGCGAGGAGAGTGGTCGAGGCGGATAGATTCATGAGGGCAGGCATGTACCGAGGTTGGGGCCCGATGCTCTTCCTGGGCCAGGACATCCACCACAAGACCCTGGGCATAGTTGGGCTCGGAAGGATCGGTCGGGCCATGGCGGAGAGGGCAGCAGGGTTCCACATGAGGATTCTTTACACTAACACGACCGCGACGCGGGCGGAGGCCTCGACGAATGACACCGGACCGTCAAAGGCGATCGAGAAGAAGCTGAACGCCGAGTTCCGGGAGCTGCCAGACCTCCTCAGAGAGTCAGATTTCGTGAGCCTCCACGTTCCGCTCACGGAGTCGACCCATCATCTCATCAGCGACGCTGCATTCGACCTCATGAAGCGAACGGCCATACTCATCAATACGTCCCGAGGCCCTGTCGTGGACGAAAAGGCGCTGGTGCGAGCGCTCAAGATGGGGAAGATCGCCGGCGCTGGCCTCGATGTGTACGAGCGCGAGCCGGAGTGTGAGCCGGAGTTGAGAGAGCTAGACAACGTGGTAATGGTGCCGCACATCGCGAGCGCTTCCGTGGAGACCAGGACCAAGATGGCCACCATGGCTGCGGAAAACGCCGTCGCAGCCATCCGGGGCGAAGTTCCGCCGAACCTCGTGAATCCCGAAGTATGGGACAGGAAGAGGTGA
- a CDS encoding GPI anchored serine-threonine rich family protein, protein MRSRFALVWKMLTMIVVFLCVISTVVMPEYAPRADAAAENPSITVVHPNGNEVWELGSQQTIVWTYTGNPGSQVTIELRDGYNEPGYAGGTARVVGKPSIGQNGIGTYTFVVPKDLRPACTYQVRVSVANTNYGDLSDDDFKILLPGERPPITVLSPNGREIWIPGSVQTIRWSYRSDLASKVKDVDIYWFKPAVGTTTQSYVKLGSAPLGQNGLGSYKWQISPTSGPGKSPGSDYKIAIVAHNDRFVRDTSDGCFTVGSASSPTQEPSGQPAEQRLIVPQPSVVSATHAGVALTYNLPRQFSSVQGANNWYYLFGSSAKGPNRAAWDNRVQPWGTVDHYSWNGGSGSSGPRYLEITGRDPKDWRRPGTGGWLQPGEGADISIGWSAPQSGRVYIRGMLNTTWIDAIAGGSNDDGVWFSIWKGTSRLTQEERVFRGNDERNRAPSVVQTVATTVAPGDMIYFYVRRGNWQDCDGMYYSFTITYDPNADLEPPVSNFMVQGDTISLFAEDAGSGVATIEYFVRDWEGRQSEWRTYEGPLVLDNVEKLVFRAMDNVGNLEPYHIVNVGELMSHAYQPGPGYEAAVEAQPQPMPEGEPPSSSESFEEALEGIFSGLFSALLGGQSPTAQPQPQPLPQQQSQPQSQPQPQLQIVPSAGQVLIDDPSFVTLTAFPNASGGAFAASYDLQIKANNPSYPVEVSYLLLSASGTPDRPSSGIDVHPAGEYESVWDPNKQQFYQTEVGGWAQPKYRVNPQVLSLPAGRGAVLMLARYQKIYVIFLNESDGHLVYEVFRGGAFNGLDVPGLGQVTRSGDKLRIHSLGEPVEVGIWGTGQYLHDEVMGFAQQGYVANDKLYDIPKYGMFMLAIARYDKIGLIIGNFNDGQLGALSFTGSRRLETETVPGLCEIRDGGIVAGPDTTGPIPLVHVTATSGRPVDFLHFAFDNTSWRWQVGGWSRPEYVRNPQVLQLRHYTPGFFMVSGQGRVGVFFYNENDMETGVLPLTQVR, encoded by the coding sequence GTGCGTTCCAGGTTCGCGCTGGTATGGAAAATGCTAACAATGATAGTGGTCTTCCTCTGTGTGATTTCTACTGTAGTCATGCCCGAGTATGCGCCGAGGGCGGATGCGGCGGCGGAGAACCCCTCCATCACCGTCGTGCACCCAAACGGCAACGAAGTCTGGGAACTGGGATCGCAACAAACCATCGTATGGACATACACAGGCAACCCGGGCAGCCAGGTCACGATCGAGCTGCGGGACGGCTATAACGAGCCGGGCTATGCCGGGGGCACCGCGCGCGTCGTGGGAAAGCCTTCGATAGGACAAAACGGTATCGGCACGTACACCTTCGTCGTGCCCAAGGATCTGCGACCAGCCTGTACGTATCAGGTCAGAGTGAGCGTCGCCAACACCAACTATGGGGACCTTAGCGACGACGATTTCAAGATATTGCTCCCTGGAGAGCGTCCGCCCATAACCGTCTTGTCGCCCAATGGCCGCGAGATCTGGATTCCGGGTTCCGTGCAGACCATCCGTTGGTCGTACAGGAGCGATCTGGCGTCGAAAGTCAAGGATGTGGACATTTACTGGTTCAAGCCGGCTGTCGGCACGACGACGCAGTCGTACGTGAAGCTGGGCTCCGCCCCTCTGGGACAAAACGGCCTTGGCAGCTACAAGTGGCAGATCTCGCCGACGTCGGGTCCGGGGAAATCCCCTGGGAGCGACTACAAGATCGCGATAGTTGCCCACAATGACCGGTTTGTCAGGGACACGAGCGACGGGTGCTTCACGGTGGGTTCCGCCTCGTCCCCGACGCAAGAACCGAGTGGGCAACCGGCTGAGCAGCGCCTCATAGTGCCTCAGCCATCCGTCGTGAGCGCGACCCATGCGGGGGTGGCCCTGACCTACAATCTCCCCAGGCAGTTCTCGTCGGTTCAAGGAGCGAACAACTGGTATTACCTCTTTGGTAGCTCGGCGAAAGGGCCAAATCGCGCCGCCTGGGACAACCGTGTCCAGCCGTGGGGAACGGTCGACCATTATAGCTGGAACGGGGGATCAGGGAGTTCCGGCCCACGATACCTGGAGATAACGGGACGCGACCCGAAGGACTGGCGTAGACCTGGGACGGGGGGATGGCTGCAACCGGGCGAAGGGGCTGACATCTCCATCGGCTGGAGCGCGCCGCAAAGCGGCAGGGTTTACATTCGGGGCATGTTGAACACCACGTGGATAGACGCGATAGCCGGCGGGTCCAACGACGATGGGGTGTGGTTTTCGATTTGGAAGGGCACGTCTCGCCTAACCCAAGAGGAAAGGGTTTTCCGAGGCAATGACGAGAGGAACCGAGCGCCATCCGTGGTGCAGACCGTCGCGACTACGGTGGCGCCCGGGGACATGATATACTTCTATGTCCGGAGGGGCAACTGGCAGGACTGCGACGGTATGTACTATAGCTTCACGATAACTTACGATCCCAACGCCGACCTAGAGCCGCCGGTGTCTAACTTCATGGTCCAGGGAGACACGATTAGCTTGTTCGCCGAGGATGCTGGAAGCGGCGTGGCCACCATAGAGTACTTCGTTCGCGACTGGGAAGGAAGACAATCCGAGTGGAGGACTTACGAGGGCCCGCTCGTCCTGGACAACGTCGAAAAACTGGTGTTCAGAGCGATGGACAATGTCGGCAACTTGGAGCCTTATCACATAGTCAACGTGGGCGAACTGATGTCCCATGCCTACCAGCCCGGGCCGGGGTATGAAGCGGCGGTGGAGGCTCAACCGCAGCCTATGCCGGAGGGCGAACCCCCCTCCTCGTCCGAGTCGTTCGAGGAGGCCCTCGAGGGAATCTTCAGCGGGTTGTTCTCTGCCCTGTTGGGGGGCCAGTCTCCGACTGCGCAGCCACAGCCACAGCCTCTGCCTCAACAGCAATCGCAGCCGCAATCGCAGCCGCAACCCCAGCTCCAGATCGTGCCCTCGGCCGGCCAGGTGCTCATCGACGATCCATCGTTCGTGACGCTTACGGCCTTTCCCAACGCGTCGGGCGGGGCCTTCGCGGCCTCCTACGACCTGCAGATCAAAGCCAACAATCCAAGCTACCCGGTGGAGGTCTCATACCTTCTGCTCAGCGCGAGTGGGACGCCCGACCGTCCATCGTCCGGCATCGATGTCCATCCCGCGGGAGAGTACGAGTCAGTCTGGGATCCCAACAAGCAGCAGTTCTACCAGACAGAGGTCGGTGGCTGGGCGCAACCGAAGTACAGGGTGAACCCTCAGGTCCTCTCACTGCCGGCGGGCAGGGGGGCAGTCTTGATGTTGGCCCGGTACCAGAAGATCTACGTCATCTTCCTGAACGAGTCGGATGGCCACCTCGTCTACGAGGTGTTCAGGGGCGGGGCGTTCAACGGCCTCGACGTCCCCGGGCTTGGGCAGGTGACTCGGTCGGGCGACAAGCTTAGGATCCATTCGCTGGGAGAGCCCGTGGAGGTGGGCATCTGGGGCACAGGGCAGTACCTCCACGATGAAGTGATGGGATTCGCACAGCAGGGCTATGTTGCCAACGACAAGCTGTACGACATTCCCAAGTACGGAATGTTCATGCTGGCGATCGCCAGATATGACAAAATCGGGCTCATCATCGGGAACTTCAACGACGGACAGCTAGGTGCGCTGTCATTCACCGGCTCGAGGCGCCTCGAGACCGAGACCGTCCCGGGCCTCTGCGAGATACGAGATGGCGGCATAGTGGCGGGACCGGACACCACTGGTCCCATACCACTGGTTCACGTGACCGCTACCTCTGGAAGGCCCGTTGACTTCCTCCACTTCGCCTTCGACAACACCTCTTGGCGGTGGCAGGTAGGTGGCTGGTCTCGTCCGGAGTACGTCAGGAATCCGCAGGTCCTCCAGCTGAGGCACTATACACCCGGCTTCTTCATGGTGAGCGGCCAGGGCAGGGTGGGGGTGTTCTTCTACAACGAGAACGACATGGAGACGGGCGTCCTGCCCCTCACGCAGGTGCGGTGA
- a CDS encoding pseudouridine-5'-phosphate glycosidase, with protein MDGVWVVKEEVAEGIAQGIPVVAFESTVLTHGLPYPQSRDLALDVERIVSLQGCVPATIGIIEGVIHVGMTEDEIDRLAGDKTTCKASAFDIAMVIASRRSAGTTVSGTLAIAERAGISVFATGGIGGVHRGFAELHDVSHDISSLARSRVVAVSAGAKAILDLPKTLECLETAGVCVVGYRTRTFPAFYYRDSGLALNHSAETANEVARAFILRRELGLPGGLLVAVPVPEEYELPRELVDSAIDRALAEADARGIRGKELTPFLLARLAEITDGRSVETNLALLKNNARVGAEIAVAIAADPWT; from the coding sequence ATGGACGGGGTTTGGGTAGTGAAGGAAGAGGTCGCCGAGGGCATCGCTCAGGGGATACCCGTGGTCGCCTTCGAGTCCACGGTGCTCACACATGGCCTGCCATACCCGCAGAGCAGGGATCTCGCCCTCGACGTAGAGAGGATCGTCAGTCTTCAGGGTTGCGTGCCCGCGACCATCGGCATAATCGAGGGCGTGATCCACGTTGGGATGACCGAGGATGAGATCGACCGCCTCGCCGGCGACAAGACGACGTGCAAGGCTTCCGCGTTCGATATTGCGATGGTGATCGCGTCGCGCCGTTCCGCAGGTACCACCGTGTCCGGAACCCTCGCGATAGCGGAGCGAGCCGGCATCAGCGTGTTCGCCACGGGCGGAATCGGCGGCGTCCACAGGGGTTTCGCGGAGCTGCACGACGTGTCACACGATATCTCGAGCCTCGCTCGGTCGCGGGTCGTTGCGGTGAGCGCAGGCGCCAAGGCCATCCTGGACTTGCCCAAGACCCTTGAGTGCCTCGAGACCGCAGGGGTCTGCGTGGTCGGGTACCGGACCCGAACTTTCCCTGCGTTCTATTATCGCGATTCGGGCTTGGCGTTGAACCACTCGGCGGAGACAGCAAATGAGGTTGCACGCGCTTTCATCCTGAGGCGCGAACTTGGGTTGCCAGGCGGGCTGCTGGTCGCGGTGCCGGTGCCCGAGGAATACGAGCTACCTCGGGAGCTCGTCGACAGCGCCATAGACCGGGCGCTCGCCGAGGCCGACGCGCGAGGGATCCGCGGCAAAGAGCTTACGCCGTTCCTGCTAGCCCGCCTCGCGGAGATCACTGACGGCCGCTCTGTCGAGACGAACCTGGCTTTGCTGAAGAACAACGCCCGGGTTGGCGCGGAGATCGCGGTGGCGATAGCCGCCGATCCCTGGACGTGA
- a CDS encoding aspartate/glutamate racemase family protein, producing MRHGARKDPIQQRVGREHRGIAKTLSVIHTGPVSVEPLGRLIAELLPGIRVVNIVEDGLLKDVMAADGVTKEVTRRLCQYMMIAEDMGADVILNACSSVGDVVDVARSLVSVPIVRVDEAMAEKAVETGRIIGVVATVKTTLDPTARLIKRKAAEKGMTVSVRHALCSNAFDALLRGDPEEHDRLLTGHVEEISREVDVVVLAQVSMARLAPTLGGRVEAPILTSPRLAVEAIKRIIYELS from the coding sequence ATGAGACACGGCGCTCGCAAGGACCCGATCCAGCAACGCGTAGGTAGAGAGCACAGAGGAATAGCCAAGACACTGTCGGTGATCCACACCGGACCGGTGTCGGTCGAGCCTCTAGGTCGCTTGATCGCCGAATTACTGCCGGGCATCCGGGTTGTGAACATCGTTGAGGATGGCCTTCTGAAAGACGTGATGGCTGCCGACGGAGTAACAAAGGAGGTGACCAGAAGACTCTGTCAGTACATGATGATCGCCGAAGACATGGGTGCGGACGTGATCCTCAATGCCTGCTCTTCAGTGGGCGACGTGGTGGATGTGGCGCGCAGCTTAGTGAGCGTACCCATTGTCAGGGTGGACGAGGCCATGGCGGAGAAGGCCGTTGAAACTGGAAGAATCATCGGCGTCGTGGCAACGGTCAAAACAACCCTGGATCCTACTGCGCGTCTAATCAAGAGAAAGGCGGCGGAGAAAGGCATGACTGTATCAGTCAGGCATGCCCTGTGTTCGAACGCCTTTGACGCACTCCTCCGAGGGGATCCGGAGGAGCACGACAGGCTCCTGACAGGACACGTCGAGGAGATCTCCAGAGAGGTAGACGTTGTCGTGCTTGCCCAGGTGTCTATGGCGCGACTTGCCCCAACTCTTGGCGGCCGCGTCGAGGCCCCGATACTGACTAGCCCAAGGCTGGCTGTAGAAGCTATAAAGAGAATCATCTACGAACTCTCCTAG
- the tdh gene encoding L-threonine 3-dehydrogenase — translation MKRIALVKERPVPGAALKEVDVPELGPKDVLVKVKAAAICGTDIHIYAWNDWARARVRPPMIFGHEFCGEVVETGEDVTQLSPGDLVAAETHIPCGACFQCRTGAQHICRHMAILGVHTDGAFTDYAVIPEICAWKLPPQTDPEVGAIYEPFGVAAHGVLMHNLAGCSVAVFGCGPIGLFAVGIARAAGASHVFAVDVIDTRLRLATQMGATMTFNPNKQDVPAAILAQTKGAGVDCFIELSGSPAAVKQGFAALRNGGAVSLIGLPAQPVTLDLTQEIIYKEARVFGSTGRGMFDTWYRVTAFLESGLVDPRPVITHRFSLSDYDKAFEVLIKTEDAGKVILLP, via the coding sequence TTGAAGAGAATAGCTCTGGTGAAGGAACGACCCGTGCCGGGCGCTGCTCTGAAAGAAGTGGACGTTCCCGAACTCGGTCCCAAGGACGTATTGGTCAAGGTCAAAGCCGCAGCCATCTGCGGCACCGACATCCACATATATGCCTGGAACGACTGGGCTCGCGCGCGAGTGAGACCACCTATGATATTCGGCCATGAGTTCTGTGGAGAGGTAGTAGAAACCGGAGAGGACGTTACTCAGCTCAGCCCCGGCGATCTGGTTGCTGCGGAAACGCACATACCGTGTGGCGCATGCTTCCAATGTCGGACGGGCGCCCAGCACATCTGCAGGCACATGGCCATCCTGGGGGTCCACACAGACGGAGCTTTCACAGACTACGCCGTCATTCCCGAGATTTGCGCATGGAAGCTGCCTCCACAAACCGATCCGGAGGTCGGCGCGATTTACGAGCCATTTGGCGTGGCGGCGCACGGAGTCTTGATGCACAATCTGGCCGGTTGCTCCGTCGCGGTCTTCGGATGCGGACCCATAGGGCTGTTCGCCGTGGGCATAGCGCGAGCGGCAGGCGCCTCCCACGTATTCGCTGTGGACGTCATTGATACCCGCTTGAGACTCGCAACACAGATGGGGGCCACCATGACGTTCAACCCCAACAAACAGGATGTGCCCGCAGCCATACTTGCTCAAACCAAAGGCGCAGGGGTTGATTGCTTCATCGAGCTGTCCGGGAGCCCCGCCGCGGTCAAGCAGGGTTTCGCGGCACTTCGCAACGGAGGGGCAGTCTCCTTGATCGGCCTTCCAGCTCAACCGGTTACCCTCGACCTGACTCAGGAGATCATCTACAAGGAAGCGAGAGTCTTCGGCTCCACCGGTCGGGGAATGTTTGATACCTGGTACAGAGTAACCGCCTTCCTGGAAAGCGGCTTAGTTGATCCAAGGCCGGTCATAACCCACCGCTTTAGCTTGTCCGATTATGATAAGGCTTTTGAGGTCCTGATCAAGACCGAGGATGCCGGAAAGGTCATATTGTTGCCCTAA
- a CDS encoding sigma 54-interacting transcriptional regulator — protein sequence MSVKIGLVAPYPDLANLALEVCRELGEHVDVRQGDLSEGVRIAREMQRQGVEVIISRGGTALAIEQAVDVPVVTIQVSGFDIMRAIHAAREFGQSIGVIGFKNVIYGTDSVQDMLGVTLKLIYLDREADAEARIETAVRGGLRVIVGDAISTRVTARHGVKGVLIRSGKEAIVKAIGEAKHLAGVRRRERQRAEELKAILDFSYEGIVAVDQDGEIKFFNPIAERILHLNAADVIGKQIGKVLPGVNLDAVRTSGRPELGRIRRIGTTFIVSNGVPITVGKEVVGAVFTFQDARHIQQVEKEVRRELYLRGHVAKHTFGEMIATATAMREVIGRAKMFASTESTVLILGETGTGKELLAQSIHNASGRRTGPFVAINCAALPESLLESELFGYEEGAFTGSRKGGKPGLFELAHGGTIFLDEIGDMSLPIQARLLRVLEQREVMRLGGDRMLPVNVRIIAATHKELGKAVSQGSFRPDLYYRLNVLNLVIPPLRDRREDIPELAKSFLAASCERLGLARKTLSREAMDVLVAHSWPGNVRELRNACERLAVGVEGKEVCKEDVLKLLELTDGGPDVASRSMNIAVKLDGGGLRMMEEEIMRQVLEKVGGDRTEACRLLGINRSTLWRRVISRRQP from the coding sequence ATGAGCGTCAAGATCGGACTCGTCGCTCCGTATCCCGATCTTGCCAACCTTGCGCTCGAGGTTTGTCGAGAACTCGGCGAACATGTGGACGTGCGCCAGGGTGACCTGAGTGAAGGCGTCCGAATCGCTCGCGAAATGCAGCGACAAGGCGTGGAAGTCATCATCAGCAGAGGCGGCACGGCCTTGGCCATAGAACAGGCTGTCGATGTGCCGGTGGTCACGATCCAAGTGAGCGGGTTCGACATAATGCGGGCCATACACGCTGCGCGCGAATTCGGTCAGAGCATCGGCGTCATCGGTTTCAAGAACGTCATCTACGGGACAGACAGTGTGCAGGACATGCTCGGCGTCACCCTGAAACTGATCTATCTCGACAGGGAGGCGGATGCTGAAGCCCGGATCGAGACCGCGGTCAGGGGCGGTCTCCGAGTGATCGTTGGCGATGCCATCTCTACCAGGGTTACGGCGAGGCACGGAGTGAAGGGAGTCCTCATTCGGTCGGGGAAAGAAGCCATCGTCAAGGCGATCGGAGAGGCAAAGCACTTGGCCGGCGTCAGAAGACGCGAAAGGCAGCGGGCGGAAGAGCTGAAGGCGATTCTGGACTTCTCTTATGAAGGGATAGTCGCTGTGGACCAGGATGGAGAGATCAAGTTCTTCAATCCCATTGCCGAGAGGATTCTCCACCTAAATGCAGCGGACGTCATCGGAAAGCAGATAGGCAAGGTGTTGCCAGGAGTCAACCTGGACGCGGTTCGCACGAGCGGTCGCCCGGAGCTCGGAAGGATTCGACGCATTGGAACGACGTTCATCGTGAGCAACGGCGTTCCTATCACGGTAGGGAAGGAAGTTGTCGGGGCGGTTTTTACGTTTCAGGACGCCAGACACATCCAGCAAGTTGAGAAGGAAGTAAGGCGCGAGCTGTACCTCAGGGGACATGTGGCGAAGCATACGTTTGGCGAAATGATAGCCACCGCCACTGCGATGCGCGAGGTAATCGGCCGAGCCAAGATGTTCGCGTCGACCGAGTCCACCGTTCTCATTCTGGGCGAGACGGGCACCGGCAAGGAGCTTCTCGCCCAGAGCATCCACAATGCGAGCGGCCGAAGGACGGGGCCGTTCGTTGCCATCAACTGTGCGGCACTTCCTGAGAGCTTGCTCGAGAGCGAGCTGTTCGGCTACGAGGAAGGCGCCTTCACTGGGTCCCGAAAGGGCGGAAAACCCGGGCTCTTCGAGCTCGCCCACGGAGGCACGATATTCCTCGATGAGATCGGAGACATGTCCCTTCCGATTCAAGCTCGTCTCCTGCGCGTACTCGAGCAGCGGGAGGTCATGCGCCTGGGCGGCGACAGGATGCTTCCGGTGAACGTACGAATCATTGCCGCCACCCACAAAGAACTCGGGAAGGCAGTGTCACAGGGTTCGTTTCGGCCGGACTTGTACTACCGACTCAACGTCCTGAACCTTGTGATCCCGCCCCTTCGCGACCGCAGGGAGGACATTCCTGAGCTTGCCAAGAGCTTTCTTGCGGCTTCATGTGAACGCCTCGGACTTGCGCGGAAGACGCTATCTCGTGAAGCCATGGACGTGCTCGTCGCACACTCGTGGCCGGGAAACGTGCGCGAGCTGAGAAACGCATGCGAACGGCTTGCCGTAGGGGTCGAGGGAAAGGAGGTTTGTAAGGAGGACGTGTTGAAGCTGCTCGAGCTTACCGACGGCGGACCCGATGTGGCGTCACGATCGATGAACATAGCGGTGAAGTTGGATGGTGGCGGATTGCGGATGATGGAAGAGGAGATCATGCGCCAGGTGCTTGAAAAGGTGGGTGGTGACAGGACCGAAGCGTGTCGTCTCCTGGGCATCAATCGATCCACGCTCTGGAGGAGGGTCATCAGCCGGCGACAACCTTGA